Proteins from a single region of Amycolatopsis sp. CA-230715:
- a CDS encoding LLM class F420-dependent oxidoreductase yields the protein MRFAIKTSPQNTVWEDMLSVWQAADEIELFESGWTFDHFYPIFSDPTGPCLEGWVTLTALAQATKRLRLGTLVSGIHYRHPALLANMASTLDIISGGRLEIGIGAGWNEEESGAYGMRLGPVKERSDRFEEGCEVLVGLLTKETTTFQGEHYQLTDARCEPKGVQKPHPPICIGGSGEKRTLRTTAKYAQHWNFVGGTPEEFAHKRGVLHRHCEDIGRDPSEITLSSHVRLGPDNDYAKVAAEAEALGEAGLDLAIVYLPPPHTPDVLEPLAKALEPLR from the coding sequence ATGCGTTTCGCCATCAAGACCTCGCCCCAGAACACGGTCTGGGAAGACATGCTCTCCGTGTGGCAGGCGGCCGACGAGATCGAGCTGTTCGAATCGGGCTGGACCTTCGACCACTTCTACCCCATCTTCTCCGATCCGACCGGGCCCTGCCTGGAAGGCTGGGTCACGCTCACCGCGCTCGCGCAGGCCACGAAGCGGCTGCGGCTGGGCACCCTGGTCAGCGGTATCCACTACCGGCACCCGGCGCTGCTGGCGAACATGGCCAGCACGCTCGACATCATCTCCGGCGGCAGGCTCGAAATCGGCATCGGCGCTGGCTGGAACGAGGAGGAGTCCGGCGCGTACGGCATGCGGCTCGGCCCGGTCAAGGAGCGCAGCGACCGCTTCGAGGAAGGCTGCGAAGTCCTGGTCGGCCTGCTGACCAAGGAAACCACGACCTTCCAGGGCGAGCACTACCAGCTCACCGACGCCAGGTGCGAGCCGAAGGGCGTGCAGAAACCGCACCCGCCGATCTGCATCGGCGGCAGCGGCGAGAAGCGCACCCTGCGCACCACCGCGAAGTACGCCCAGCACTGGAACTTCGTCGGCGGCACGCCCGAGGAGTTCGCGCACAAGCGCGGCGTGCTGCACCGCCACTGTGAGGACATCGGGCGCGACCCGAGCGAGATCACGCTGTCCTCGCACGTCCGCCTCGGCCCGGACAACGACTACGCCAAGGTCGCCGCCGAAGCGGAGGCGCTCGGCGAAGCGGGTCTCGACCTGGCGATCGTGTACCTGCCGCCGCCGCACACCCCGGACGTGCTGGAGCCACTGGCGAAGGCGCTCGAACCGCTGCGCTGA
- a CDS encoding S1 family peptidase has product MRPPRFRYPLGFFFALCLAVPPAAQATTPDPLGGGSPLESGAGSRCTAGFAATAGGAGYLIAGTACGRPGDTVSSEGRPVGVVTGAPFPPTGAIVIRVTNTADWRLVGSIPPADSRVTITGSAEAPIGAPVCEYGATTGWRCGVIEAKNLTISFPEGTVSGLTQTTVCAGPGDSGGPFVSGTQAQGVLIGGSGDCDSGGVSYFAPVNPVLATSGLTVLSGTNSGSMSG; this is encoded by the coding sequence ATGAGACCGCCCCGATTCCGTTACCCGCTCGGCTTCTTCTTCGCGCTCTGCCTCGCCGTGCCACCCGCCGCGCAGGCCACCACCCCGGACCCGCTCGGCGGCGGCAGCCCGCTGGAAAGCGGCGCGGGTTCGCGGTGCACGGCCGGGTTCGCCGCGACGGCTGGCGGCGCCGGTTACCTGATCGCCGGTACCGCCTGCGGCAGGCCAGGCGACACCGTCAGCAGCGAGGGACGCCCGGTCGGCGTGGTCACCGGGGCACCGTTCCCGCCCACCGGCGCGATCGTCATCCGGGTCACGAACACGGCGGACTGGCGGCTGGTGGGCTCGATCCCGCCGGCCGACAGCCGCGTCACGATCACCGGGTCGGCCGAGGCGCCGATCGGCGCGCCGGTGTGCGAGTACGGCGCGACCACCGGCTGGCGGTGCGGGGTGATCGAGGCGAAGAACCTGACGATCAGCTTTCCCGAGGGCACCGTGAGCGGTCTGACCCAGACCACCGTCTGCGCGGGACCCGGCGACTCCGGCGGGCCGTTCGTCAGCGGCACGCAGGCGCAGGGCGTGCTGATCGGCGGCAGCGGGGACTGCGACAGCGGCGGTGTTTCCTATTTCGCGCCGGTCAACCCGGTGCTCGCGACATCCGGCCTGACTGTCCTCAGTGGAACGAACTCGGGGTCGATGTCCGGGTAG
- a CDS encoding AAA family ATPase, producing the protein MILVTDRETDEAHALAVSLRKLFEHTLTSLRRPSALADRISTHLACPLNEVPTVTAVFPGWEHANLQCGLDAYLAEHSPDAEWFGIDGDGRTYRDIKDMLTNSVTRGGYDLGAVDYVSVAVGPDETIDAVHLGLISSFAPDGRPVTVALMGPPDHSVDQPCKLHVLAAERSAATAAREEIERLTDRHNAFGGKVISFGISEHRGNHLLSFLPRPEVGADDVVLPDGVLDSVERHVVRSAESAKLLAAHGQHLKRGLLLHGPPGTGKTHTVRYLLGRLGERTVIVISGVAVLKLLRVATTLARRLQPAVVVVEDVDLIAQDRAANSCGTPVLFELLNEMDGVDSEADVTFVLTTNRVEVMEKALSERPGRVDLAVEVPLPDERCRERLLRLYAKSADLDLPDAGAIVARTAGVTASFMRELVRRAILLGIDEHTGGQRVRLDEAVLTKALDELMDERGALTRRILGGAR; encoded by the coding sequence ATGATCCTCGTGACGGATCGGGAAACGGACGAAGCCCACGCACTGGCCGTATCGCTGAGAAAACTGTTCGAGCACACGCTGACCTCGCTGCGCAGACCGTCCGCGCTGGCGGACCGGATCAGCACGCACCTCGCGTGCCCCCTCAACGAGGTGCCCACCGTGACCGCGGTCTTCCCCGGCTGGGAGCACGCGAACCTGCAGTGCGGGCTCGACGCCTACCTCGCCGAGCATTCACCGGACGCGGAGTGGTTCGGCATCGACGGTGACGGCAGAACGTACCGCGACATCAAGGACATGCTGACGAATTCCGTCACCAGAGGCGGGTACGACCTCGGCGCGGTGGACTACGTCAGCGTGGCCGTGGGACCGGACGAGACCATCGACGCGGTGCACCTCGGCCTGATTTCCAGCTTCGCCCCGGACGGAAGACCGGTCACGGTCGCGCTGATGGGGCCACCGGACCACAGCGTCGACCAGCCGTGCAAACTGCACGTGCTCGCCGCGGAGCGGTCGGCGGCCACCGCGGCGCGCGAGGAGATCGAGCGCCTGACCGATCGGCACAACGCGTTCGGCGGGAAGGTGATCTCCTTCGGGATCAGCGAGCACCGCGGCAACCACCTGCTGTCGTTCCTGCCCCGGCCCGAGGTCGGCGCGGACGACGTGGTGCTCCCCGACGGCGTGCTCGACAGCGTGGAGCGGCACGTGGTCCGCTCGGCGGAGTCGGCGAAACTGCTCGCCGCGCACGGCCAGCACCTCAAACGGGGGCTGCTGCTGCACGGCCCGCCGGGCACGGGGAAGACGCACACCGTGCGGTACCTGCTCGGCAGGCTCGGCGAGCGCACGGTCATCGTCATCTCCGGTGTCGCCGTGCTGAAGCTGCTCCGCGTGGCGACGACGCTGGCCAGGAGACTTCAGCCCGCGGTCGTCGTGGTCGAGGACGTCGACCTGATCGCGCAGGACCGCGCGGCGAACTCGTGCGGCACCCCGGTGCTGTTCGAACTGCTCAACGAGATGGACGGGGTGGACTCGGAGGCCGACGTGACCTTCGTGCTCACCACCAACCGGGTCGAGGTGATGGAGAAGGCGCTCTCCGAACGGCCCGGCCGGGTCGATCTCGCGGTGGAGGTGCCGTTACCGGACGAACGATGTCGTGAACGGCTGCTGCGCCTCTACGCGAAGAGCGCCGATCTCGACCTGCCGGACGCGGGCGCGATCGTCGCCAGAACGGCAGGCGTGACCGCGTCGTTCATGCGGGAGCTGGTGCGCCGCGCGATCCTGCTCGGCATCGACGAGCACACCGGCGGGCAGCGGGTGCGGCTCGACGAAGCGGTGCTGACCAAAGCGCTCGACGAACTGATGGACGAGCGCGGCGCGCTGACCCGCCGCATCCTCGGCGGCGCACGCTGA
- a CDS encoding class I SAM-dependent methyltransferase — translation MPQDIQDQHHHDVDAKVELLDLEAEALAEHTAAITAWLPIEADPRKIVDLGCGTGAGTFALLARFPEAVVTAVDSSAEHLNRLRDKARELGVAERVRAVQADLDAAWPDVGEPDLVWASASLHHMADPDGTLRRVRGALAPGGLFALVELAGFPRFLPADAPEDRPGVEERCHAVLDRRHAARVPHRGADWAPRLTAAGFTVEGERAITVHIEQSRTDAVGRYALTSLRRIRAAVAEDLPADDLAVLDRLLDTGGDGSILRRDDLAVRTERVVLAARPASSTMDR, via the coding sequence ATGCCCCAGGACATCCAGGACCAGCACCACCACGACGTCGATGCCAAGGTCGAACTCCTCGATCTCGAAGCGGAAGCCCTCGCCGAACACACGGCGGCCATCACCGCGTGGCTGCCGATCGAGGCCGATCCCCGCAAGATCGTGGATCTGGGGTGCGGCACCGGCGCGGGCACCTTCGCCCTGCTCGCCCGGTTCCCCGAAGCCGTGGTCACCGCGGTCGACTCCTCGGCCGAGCACCTGAACCGCTTGCGGGACAAGGCGCGCGAGCTCGGAGTGGCCGAGCGGGTGCGCGCCGTCCAGGCCGATCTCGACGCGGCGTGGCCGGACGTCGGCGAGCCCGATCTGGTGTGGGCGTCGGCTTCACTGCACCACATGGCCGATCCCGACGGCACGCTGCGCCGCGTCCGCGGCGCCCTCGCTCCCGGCGGCCTGTTCGCGCTCGTCGAGCTCGCCGGTTTTCCCCGCTTCCTGCCCGCCGACGCCCCGGAGGACCGGCCGGGCGTCGAGGAACGCTGCCATGCCGTGCTCGACCGCCGTCACGCCGCGCGGGTGCCGCACCGGGGCGCGGACTGGGCGCCCCGGCTGACCGCCGCGGGGTTCACCGTCGAAGGCGAGCGCGCGATCACCGTCCACATCGAACAGTCCCGCACGGATGCGGTCGGCCGCTACGCGCTCACCAGCCTCCGCCGCATCCGCGCCGCGGTCGCCGAGGACCTTCCGGCCGACGACCTCGCCGTGCTGGACCGGCTGCTCGACACCGGCGGCGATGGCAGCATCCTGCGCCGCGACGACCTCGCGGTGCGCACCGAACGCGTTGTACTTGCCGCCCGCCCCGCATCATCCACAATGGATCGTTGA
- a CDS encoding VOC family protein produces the protein MTEKTAPATEIPADVLEVQNEPGNPPVPPGTLLLELVPVPVTDIDRAKAFYQDQLGFRPDVDINPKPGVRIVQLTPPGSACSITLAEGLPTLDMPAGTLRGLHLVVADIEASRAELVERGVEVSEVEDLGGVFYAYFADPDGNTWCLQHMPWR, from the coding sequence ATGACCGAGAAAACCGCCCCTGCCACCGAAATCCCCGCCGATGTGTTGGAGGTCCAGAACGAACCCGGGAACCCGCCCGTGCCGCCGGGCACGCTGCTGCTGGAACTCGTGCCGGTGCCGGTCACCGACATCGACCGGGCCAAAGCCTTCTACCAGGACCAGCTCGGGTTCCGCCCCGACGTCGACATCAACCCGAAGCCCGGGGTCCGCATCGTCCAGCTGACCCCGCCCGGCTCGGCCTGCTCGATCACCCTCGCCGAAGGGCTCCCCACCCTCGACATGCCCGCGGGAACGCTGCGCGGCCTGCACCTGGTGGTGGCCGACATCGAGGCGTCCCGCGCCGAACTCGTCGAGCGCGGCGTCGAGGTCAGCGAGGTCGAGGACCTCGGCGGAGTGTTCTACGCGTACTTCGCCGATCCCGACGGCAACACCTGGTGCCTGCAGCACATGCCCTGGCGCTGA
- a CDS encoding SRPBCC family protein, producing the protein MTSPHTGHGLRVVASGSAGLVLTRTFAAPAPLVFAALTEPDLLRRWHGARGWRLTACEVDLRPGGAWRFVSTGPAGAEMELHGHFHEVDPPARLVQTEIHRDWADGEALVTTELSEVDGHTDMTVTARYSTPEIRDAVLRSPMERGAGEGYDRLAALLDERRQS; encoded by the coding sequence ATGACCTCGCCGCACACCGGGCACGGGCTGCGGGTGGTCGCCTCCGGGAGCGCCGGCCTCGTCCTCACCCGCACCTTCGCCGCTCCCGCGCCACTGGTCTTCGCCGCGCTCACCGAACCGGACCTGCTCCGCCGCTGGCACGGTGCCCGCGGCTGGCGGCTGACCGCCTGCGAGGTCGACCTGCGGCCAGGCGGTGCCTGGCGGTTCGTCTCCACCGGGCCCGCCGGTGCCGAGATGGAACTGCACGGGCACTTCCACGAGGTCGACCCGCCCGCGAGGCTCGTGCAGACCGAGATCCACCGTGACTGGGCCGACGGCGAGGCACTGGTCACCACCGAGCTGTCCGAAGTGGACGGACATACCGATATGACCGTCACCGCGCGGTATTCCACGCCCGAAATCCGCGACGCGGTCCTGCGCAGCCCCATGGAACGTGGCGCTGGCGAAGGGTACGACCGCCTCGCCGCCCTGCTCGACGAAAGACGACAATCATGA
- a CDS encoding ArsR/SmtB family transcription factor, whose protein sequence is MTAPDTLDATFAALADPTRRAILTRLATGEATVTELAAPFAMSQPAVSKHLRVLERAGLVSRGRDAQRRPCRLVAEPLRVATDWLADYRDYWETSYQKLDAVLSELRDGDA, encoded by the coding sequence ATGACTGCACCGGACACATTGGACGCGACGTTCGCGGCGCTCGCCGATCCCACCCGGCGCGCCATCCTGACCCGGCTCGCCACCGGCGAAGCCACGGTCACCGAGCTGGCCGCGCCGTTCGCGATGAGCCAGCCCGCCGTCTCCAAGCACCTGCGGGTGCTGGAGCGGGCGGGCCTGGTCAGCCGAGGGCGCGACGCGCAACGGCGGCCGTGCCGCCTGGTCGCCGAGCCGCTGAGGGTGGCCACGGACTGGCTGGCCGACTACCGCGACTACTGGGAGACGAGCTACCAAAAGCTGGACGCGGTGCTGAGCGAACTGCGGGACGGGGACGCATGA
- a CDS encoding dihydrofolate reductase family protein, translating to MGKVFTQASVSLDGYISGPGQSGFDRLFAWCTAGPVATPTTDPDRLTYRTSETTARYLCELQERIGACVVGRKQFDLTAGWAGRHPSGVPVFVVTHRPPPPGWDAAAPFTFVTDGVANAIALAREAAGQRDVGVGPGGTVADALRAGLLDELRMDVVPVVLGGGTPMLSGLDGAAPIGFEQAEVVEGIGVTHLTYRRAV from the coding sequence ATGGGAAAGGTCTTCACGCAAGCATCGGTTTCGTTGGACGGCTACATCTCCGGGCCGGGCCAGAGCGGGTTCGACCGCCTCTTCGCGTGGTGCACGGCGGGTCCCGTGGCCACCCCCACGACCGATCCGGACCGGCTGACCTACCGCACCTCCGAGACGACCGCCCGGTACCTGTGCGAACTCCAGGAGCGGATCGGGGCCTGCGTCGTCGGCCGGAAGCAGTTCGACCTCACGGCTGGCTGGGCGGGGCGGCATCCGAGCGGGGTGCCGGTGTTCGTGGTGACCCACCGCCCGCCGCCACCCGGCTGGGACGCCGCCGCACCGTTCACCTTCGTCACCGACGGCGTGGCGAACGCGATCGCGCTGGCGCGCGAAGCCGCGGGACAGCGCGATGTCGGAGTCGGCCCCGGCGGTACCGTGGCCGACGCGCTCCGTGCCGGTCTGCTCGACGAACTGCGGATGGACGTCGTGCCGGTCGTGCTCGGCGGCGGCACCCCGATGCTGTCCGGGCTCGACGGTGCCGCCCCGATCGGCTTCGAGCAGGCAGAGGTCGTCGAAGGGATCGGCGTGACCCATCTGACCTATCGCCGGGCCGTGTGA
- a CDS encoding cytochrome P450 encodes MSRLRSATLWAIRYGLPGMAVRAAARRGDLIARLTADEALREDPFDAYDQLRARGPVVTNRFLSATATHRTASEVLRSDKFVASAGAGPNRLLDRVLTAAVDPKALGPVDPPSLLVVQPPQHTRLRKLVSRTFTPRAVNHLTGRMREVADDLLDRIPEGEPFDLVEAYAAPLPVMVISEILGVPTTMQDEFLRWGNEAAATLDPGLRWRAFWRADAALRDLNAWFENHLAHLRRDPGDDLLSKLVHDGVDNGDRLTDTELRATGLLLLGAGFETTVNLIGNAVRLLLDHPEQLAALRADPSGWANAVEEVLRYDSPVQVTLRVASEDIDLAGQRLPQGRAVITMLGGANRDPAVFSDPHTFDITRPNAREHLAFSAGIHYCLGAQLARLEASIALQALFERFDGLSLAGSPTRRGTRVLRGYTELPLRTNKKAASAATKGT; translated from the coding sequence ATGAGCCGGCTGCGTTCGGCGACCCTGTGGGCGATCCGCTACGGGCTGCCGGGGATGGCCGTCCGCGCCGCCGCCCGCCGCGGCGACCTGATCGCCAGGCTCACCGCGGACGAGGCACTCCGGGAAGACCCCTTCGACGCCTACGACCAGTTGCGCGCGCGGGGCCCGGTGGTGACCAACCGGTTCCTCAGCGCGACGGCGACCCACCGGACCGCCAGCGAGGTGCTGCGCAGCGACAAGTTCGTGGCCAGCGCCGGTGCCGGGCCCAACCGGCTGCTCGACCGGGTGCTCACCGCCGCGGTCGACCCGAAGGCACTCGGGCCGGTCGATCCGCCGTCGCTGCTGGTCGTCCAGCCGCCGCAGCACACCCGGCTCCGGAAGCTGGTTTCGCGCACTTTCACCCCGCGCGCGGTCAACCACCTCACCGGGCGCATGCGCGAGGTCGCCGACGACCTGCTGGACCGCATCCCCGAAGGAGAGCCGTTCGACCTCGTCGAGGCCTACGCCGCGCCGTTGCCGGTGATGGTGATCTCCGAGATCCTCGGCGTGCCGACCACGATGCAGGACGAGTTCCTCCGCTGGGGGAACGAGGCGGCCGCGACACTCGACCCCGGCCTTCGCTGGCGCGCGTTCTGGCGCGCGGACGCGGCACTGCGCGACCTCAACGCCTGGTTCGAAAACCACCTCGCGCACCTTCGCCGCGATCCAGGGGACGACCTGCTGAGCAAGCTCGTTCACGACGGTGTCGACAACGGCGACCGGCTCACCGACACCGAGCTCCGCGCCACCGGCCTGCTGCTGCTCGGCGCCGGTTTCGAGACGACCGTCAACCTCATCGGCAACGCCGTCCGCCTGCTCCTCGACCACCCCGAGCAGCTCGCCGCGCTGCGCGCCGACCCGTCCGGCTGGGCGAACGCCGTCGAGGAGGTCCTGCGGTACGACTCGCCGGTGCAGGTCACCTTGCGGGTGGCGAGCGAGGACATCGACCTGGCCGGTCAGCGGCTTCCCCAGGGCCGCGCCGTGATCACCATGCTCGGGGGCGCCAACCGCGATCCCGCCGTGTTCTCCGATCCGCACACCTTCGACATCACCCGTCCCAACGCGCGCGAACATCTCGCGTTCTCGGCGGGGATCCACTACTGCCTCGGCGCGCAGCTCGCCAGGCTCGAAGCCTCGATCGCCCTCCAAGCGCTGTTCGAACGGTTCGACGGCCTCTCGCTCGCGGGCTCGCCGACCCGGCGCGGCACGCGCGTGCTGCGCGGCTACACCGAACTTCCCTTGCGCACCAACAAAAAAGCCGCCTCGGCGGCCACGAAGGGCACCTGA
- a CDS encoding sensor histidine kinase, with translation MLAVATRVKVRLENSCARLGVPYPWWIPAWSTAASAAMAVAALIQRHAMPPALLVLAAVLVYGHLVVWTASGRMLWPWMDAVLVAAAVLVLLTHPVPTDVAPWLLTVAVAEVAATSRPLVALVAAALGCAIPVGAGLMGQLAGAPVYAVGVLLGVQVGITLRWQIRALAAERTSRATERDQAALAERQRIAREVHDVVGHSLSITLLHVTGARHALQTDGDLAEAIDALTEAERIGRSAMTDIRRSVGLLPANQPSTQPLPDLEQITTLVEHTRGAGVPVRYEQSGDLGAIDATRGLGLYRIAQESLANIVKHAPGSTASVGLHIDRETVRLTVRNTLPKGKPDRRAKHDGAGLEGIAVRAAQLGATLTTGPCDDEHWAIAVTAPLDLPAEHPPPRGCPLRTAKP, from the coding sequence GTGCTGGCAGTGGCGACGCGGGTGAAGGTGCGGCTGGAGAACAGCTGCGCCCGCCTCGGCGTGCCCTACCCGTGGTGGATCCCGGCGTGGTCCACCGCGGCGAGCGCGGCGATGGCCGTCGCCGCGCTGATCCAGCGGCACGCGATGCCGCCAGCGCTGCTCGTGCTCGCCGCGGTGCTCGTGTACGGGCACCTGGTGGTGTGGACGGCCAGCGGCCGGATGCTGTGGCCCTGGATGGACGCCGTGCTGGTGGCCGCCGCGGTACTGGTGCTGCTCACCCATCCCGTGCCGACCGATGTCGCGCCGTGGCTGCTCACCGTCGCGGTGGCCGAGGTGGCCGCGACCTCGCGCCCGCTCGTGGCGCTGGTCGCCGCCGCGCTCGGCTGCGCGATCCCGGTCGGCGCCGGGCTGATGGGGCAGCTGGCCGGAGCGCCGGTGTACGCGGTCGGCGTGCTGCTCGGCGTGCAGGTCGGGATCACGCTGCGCTGGCAGATCAGGGCGCTCGCGGCGGAGAGGACCAGCAGGGCCACCGAGCGCGATCAGGCGGCGCTGGCGGAACGGCAGCGCATCGCCCGCGAAGTGCACGACGTGGTCGGGCACTCGCTGAGCATCACCCTGCTGCACGTCACCGGGGCGAGGCACGCGCTGCAGACCGACGGCGACCTCGCCGAGGCGATCGACGCGCTCACCGAGGCCGAACGCATCGGGCGCAGCGCGATGACCGACATCCGCCGCAGCGTGGGCCTGCTGCCGGCCAACCAGCCGAGCACCCAGCCGCTGCCGGACCTCGAACAGATCACCACCCTCGTCGAACACACCCGCGGCGCCGGTGTCCCGGTGCGGTACGAGCAGAGCGGCGATCTCGGCGCGATCGACGCCACCCGCGGCCTCGGCCTGTACCGGATCGCCCAGGAGTCGCTGGCCAACATCGTCAAGCACGCGCCGGGGAGCACCGCCAGCGTCGGGCTCCACATCGACCGCGAAACGGTCCGCCTGACCGTCCGCAACACGCTTCCGAAGGGAAAACCCGACCGGCGCGCCAAGCACGACGGCGCCGGGCTGGAAGGAATCGCGGTCCGCGCCGCCCAGCTCGGCGCGACGCTGACCACGGGGCCGTGCGACGACGAGCACTGGGCGATCGCGGTGACCGCGCCGCTCGACCTCCCTGCGGAGCACCCCCCGCCGCGCGGCTGTCCACTGAGGACGGCCAAACCGTGA
- a CDS encoding response regulator transcription factor: MTGTEAETRVLLVDDQELVRSGLRRILRRRAGFLIVAECSDGDEVPAAIAAHEIDIVVMDLRMKRVDGIEATRRLRTRGDLPPVLALTTFDDDELLSGVLRAGAAGFVLKDSPAEDLIRAVRTVAAGESWLDPTVTARVLATYRRAAPADPATAPAAQLTTREHDVLQAIGRGHTNAEIAERLVISEVTVKSHIGRIFAKLDLRDRAAAIVYAYDHGIVSPRAP; this comes from the coding sequence GTGACCGGAACCGAGGCCGAGACGAGGGTGCTGCTCGTCGACGACCAGGAACTGGTGCGCTCCGGGCTGCGCCGCATCCTCCGGCGGCGCGCCGGGTTCCTGATCGTCGCCGAGTGCTCGGACGGGGACGAGGTCCCGGCCGCGATCGCGGCGCACGAGATCGACATCGTCGTGATGGACCTGCGGATGAAGCGCGTCGACGGGATCGAGGCCACCCGGCGGCTGCGCACGCGGGGCGATCTCCCGCCGGTGCTGGCACTGACCACCTTCGACGACGACGAACTGCTCTCCGGCGTGCTGCGGGCGGGCGCGGCGGGGTTCGTGCTGAAGGACTCCCCCGCCGAGGACCTCATCCGCGCGGTGCGGACGGTGGCCGCTGGCGAGAGCTGGCTCGACCCCACCGTCACCGCGCGGGTGCTCGCCACCTACCGGCGCGCGGCACCGGCCGATCCGGCGACCGCACCGGCGGCACAGCTCACCACGCGCGAACACGATGTGCTGCAAGCGATCGGGCGCGGGCACACCAACGCCGAGATCGCCGAGCGCCTCGTCATTTCCGAGGTCACCGTGAAGAGCCATATCGGGCGCATCTTCGCGAAACTCGACCTGCGCGACCGCGCCGCCGCGATCGTCTACGCCTACGACCACGGCATCGTCAGCCCCCGCGCCCCGTAG
- a CDS encoding carboxylesterase/lipase family protein has translation MKPGRKVATALAAVVVMVLSVGVAAVASELSRSAPPAPGCSAGTTVTTDDGPVCGLAGPEVKSWTGIRYAAPPTGELRWQPPRRPAPWTEPFAATAKGAACPQPARIGPGSADEDCLNLNVRVPANAGPGPFPVMLQIHGGGFLLLEPNDASRLVTTGHVISVEVNYRLGIFGFLAHEGFGEHAGDYGIQDQQAALRWVQRNIARFGGDPRNVTIYGASAGGSSVCAHTVSPDSAGLFKRGIAQSGEYNSLLGEDTSWQKQDCKAELPTEEEAQQAGARFAKALGCGTGDAAACLRRLPVQALLDKAGNGMTPDSGTIAPIVNGTTLPTSPGEAFATGRVNNVALMHGVDRDETQLASASTPADYDRLVAQQYKHHAPAVRETYPLNRFPAPAAFLAYRTIVADSNSVCPALLNDERLARHIPVYAYQFDDSDAPPAFFLDPAKPNGAYHVAESTLLFPGNAKLTPNQQALSDQLVAQWTGFARTGNPTVDGTPRWDRFTADNPVVMSLDAAGDSQLTTEISRQHNCEKLWNRLIPFTERR, from the coding sequence ATGAAACCCGGCAGAAAAGTGGCCACCGCATTGGCGGCCGTCGTGGTGATGGTGTTGTCGGTCGGGGTGGCGGCCGTGGCGAGCGAGCTTAGCCGGTCCGCGCCACCGGCGCCGGGGTGCTCGGCGGGCACCACGGTCACGACCGACGACGGCCCGGTGTGCGGCCTCGCCGGTCCCGAAGTGAAGTCCTGGACGGGAATCCGCTACGCCGCACCACCGACGGGGGAGCTGCGCTGGCAGCCACCGAGGCGACCGGCCCCGTGGACCGAACCGTTCGCCGCGACGGCGAAGGGAGCCGCCTGCCCGCAGCCCGCGCGGATCGGTCCGGGCTCGGCCGACGAGGACTGCCTCAACCTCAACGTCCGCGTCCCCGCCAACGCGGGGCCGGGTCCGTTCCCGGTGATGCTGCAGATCCACGGCGGCGGGTTCCTGCTCCTCGAACCGAACGACGCGAGCCGACTGGTGACGACGGGCCACGTGATCAGCGTGGAGGTGAACTACCGGCTCGGGATCTTCGGCTTCCTCGCCCACGAGGGGTTCGGCGAGCACGCCGGCGACTACGGGATCCAGGACCAGCAGGCCGCGTTGCGCTGGGTGCAGCGGAACATCGCGCGGTTCGGCGGGGACCCGCGCAACGTCACGATCTACGGCGCTTCCGCGGGCGGGTCGAGCGTCTGCGCCCACACGGTCTCACCGGACTCGGCGGGATTGTTCAAACGGGGCATCGCCCAGAGTGGTGAGTACAACTCGCTGCTCGGCGAAGACACCTCGTGGCAGAAGCAGGACTGCAAGGCCGAGTTGCCCACCGAGGAGGAGGCCCAGCAGGCAGGGGCGCGGTTCGCCAAGGCACTCGGGTGCGGCACCGGCGATGCCGCCGCGTGCCTCCGCCGCCTGCCGGTGCAGGCCCTGCTCGACAAGGCGGGCAACGGGATGACGCCCGACAGCGGCACGATCGCGCCGATCGTGAACGGCACGACACTGCCGACGTCGCCGGGGGAGGCCTTCGCCACCGGGCGCGTCAACAACGTGGCGCTGATGCACGGCGTCGACCGCGACGAGACCCAGCTCGCCTCCGCTTCGACACCCGCCGACTACGACCGGTTGGTGGCGCAGCAGTACAAGCACCACGCGCCCGCGGTTCGCGAAACCTATCCGCTGAACCGGTTCCCGGCCCCCGCCGCGTTCCTCGCCTACCGGACCATCGTGGCCGATTCGAACTCGGTCTGCCCCGCCCTGCTCAACGACGAGCGGCTGGCGCGGCACATCCCGGTCTACGCCTACCAGTTCGACGACAGCGACGCGCCACCGGCGTTCTTCCTCGATCCCGCCAAGCCGAACGGTGCCTACCACGTCGCCGAATCGACGTTGCTCTTCCCCGGCAACGCCAAGCTCACGCCGAACCAGCAGGCGTTGTCCGACCAGCTCGTCGCGCAGTGGACGGGATTCGCCCGCACCGGCAACCCGACCGTCGACGGCACGCCCCGGTGGGACCGCTTCACCGCGGACAACCCCGTGGTGATGTCGCTCGACGCGGCGGGTGACAGCCAGCTCACCACCGAGATTTCGCGCCAGCACAACTGCGAAAAGCTGTGGAACCGGCTGATCCCGTTCACCGAGCGCCGGTGA